A genomic stretch from Spiroplasma endosymbiont of Clivina fossor includes:
- a CDS encoding transposase family protein yields the protein MKFKKNNQISDKNFLRLTGIKHTTFNKMLEILKIEELKKRFRRGRTNKLSLENRILMTLEYWREYRTYFHIAKSYDISESSCYRNIKWIEDTLIKHPNFQQLTGQKSLLNFNFVENSWYLLNILNFRYIFNMIEGDNNYGKNNSRTSKYFNRWSIFRILWKSQTTSRINKKTKTFKWNWSKI from the coding sequence ATGAAATTTAAAAAAAATAATCAAATAAGTGATAAAAATTTTTTAAGATTAACTGGTATTAAACATACTACTTTTAATAAAATGCTAGAAATTTTAAAAATAGAAGAATTAAAAAAGAGATTTCGTCGCGGAAGAACCAATAAATTATCATTAGAAAATCGTATTTTAATGACTTTAGAATATTGAAGAGAATATAGAACTTATTTTCATATTGCAAAAAGTTATGATATTAGTGAAAGTAGTTGTTATAGAAATATCAAATGAATTGAAGACACTTTAATAAAACACCCTAATTTTCAACAACTTACTGGTCAAAAATCACTATTAAATTTTAATTTTGTCGAAAACTCTTGATATTTATTGAATATACTTAATTTTAGGTATATTTTTAATATGATAGAGGGGGATAATAATTATGGAAAAAATAATTCAAGAACTAGTAAATACTTTAACAGATGATCAATTTTTAGAATTTTATGAAAAAGTCAAACAACAAGCAGAATTAATAAAAAAACAAAAACGTTTAAATGAAATTGATCAAAAATTTAG
- a CDS encoding two-component regulator propeller domain-containing protein — MKKLLGLLGTITIAGSEISGIVGNASASEIKSKINYSQTNNLENLNRVQRNMCNNSYIEKFTNIESDIRNIAVGSKGNIYFSKSDSNDVNYNIYVLKQGETTETKIMGIPNTNINSIVVDNNDNIYIATGLLYNFDGNVYILKEDETTATKINGINEKRVTSIIINNNDIYFGTSSGHIYVLKNGTTVPEQINFKQIFTNSDDVNTLAINKKGDIYFGIYQNGGNNNGVYVLKQGANEVQKFTQIDRRDINAIVVDNNDNMYFGTDYFTYLLKSNTEFTKIYRIQGTRNGTVQLTVSLSN, encoded by the coding sequence ATGAAAAAACTCTTAGGATTATTAGGGACAATAACCATAGCGGGAAGCGAAATATCAGGCATTGTTGGAAACGCTTCGGCTTCAGAAATTAAAAGTAAAATTAATTATTCACAAACAAATAATTTAGAAAATTTAAATAGAGTACAAAGAAATATGTGTAATAATTCTTATATTGAAAAATTCACCAATATAGAATCTGATATTAGAAATATTGCCGTTGGTAGTAAAGGAAATATTTATTTTAGTAAAAGTGACAGTAATGATGTTAATTATAATATTTATGTTTTAAAGCAAGGCGAAACAACAGAAACTAAAATTATGGGAATACCAAATACAAATATTAATTCAATAGTTGTTGATAATAATGATAATATATATATTGCAACTGGTTTACTTTATAATTTTGATGGTAATGTTTATATTTTAAAAGAAGACGAAACAACCGCAACCAAAATAAATGGTATAAATGAGAAGCGTGTTACCTCAATTATAATAAACAATAATGATATTTATTTTGGAACAAGTAGTGGTCATATTTATGTATTGAAAAATGGAACAACCGTGCCTGAGCAAATAAATTTTAAACAAATTTTTACAAATTCTGATGATGTTAATACTCTAGCTATTAATAAAAAAGGTGATATTTATTTTGGAATATATCAAAATGGTGGTAATAATAATGGAGTATATGTTTTAAAACAAGGAGCAAATGAAGTTCAAAAATTTACACAAATAGATAGACGAGATATTAATGCAATAGTTGTTGATAACAATGATAATATGTACTTTGGTACAGATTATTTTACTTACTTATTAAAAAGTAATACAGAATTTACAAAAATATATAGAATACAAGGCACTAGAAATGGGACTGTACAATTAACTGTGTCTCTAAGTAATTAA
- a CDS encoding IS1/IS1595 family N-terminal zinc-binding domain-containing protein, protein MTDDQFLEFYEKVKQQAELIKKQKRLNEIDQKFRAQGIKCPKCESYHCVKNGHNSEGKQKYLCKNCRASFDAFRNHFIYWSHLNYEQWNLLIQISLLGQSSKTISRFIKTTLKTAWYNRQKLMKSKQLENTQLKFKKLSGKIQIDETFIKEIHKGNFKYKTDPRRIHLDPFATNTKCCIQMAIDNNNNIYVKSTNTKRLQKQWVIENMNKELINENSIITSDMQKLYFLVAKQTNSTLCVTKTTINPEASYRNLNKISKLQSSLKEALIHYHGLGFTNIQNYLNLWKWKYQHKGLTPNQQTAVLYFNV, encoded by the coding sequence TTAACAGATGATCAATTTTTAGAATTTTATGAAAAAGTCAAACAACAAGCAGAATTAATAAAAAAACAAAAACGTTTAAATGAAATTGATCAAAAATTTAGAGCGCAAGGTATTAAATGCCCTAAATGTGAATCTTACCATTGCGTTAAAAATGGACATAATTCAGAAGGAAAACAAAAATATTTATGTAAAAATTGCCGTGCAAGTTTTGACGCTTTTCGTAATCATTTTATTTATTGAAGTCATTTAAATTATGAACAATGAAATTTATTGATTCAAATTTCATTGCTGGGGCAATCTAGTAAAACAATTTCTCGTTTTATTAAAACTACATTAAAAACTGCTTGATATAATCGTCAAAAATTAATGAAATCAAAACAATTAGAAAATACCCAATTAAAATTTAAAAAATTATCTGGTAAAATCCAAATCGATGAAACATTTATTAAAGAAATCCATAAAGGAAATTTCAAATATAAAACTGATCCACGAAGAATTCACCTTGACCCATTCGCAACTAATACTAAATGCTGTATTCAAATGGCAATTGATAATAATAACAATATTTATGTTAAATCCACAAACACCAAACGTTTACAAAAACAATGAGTTATTGAAAATATGAACAAAGAATTAATTAACGAAAATTCAATTATTACTTCTGATATGCAAAAATTATATTTTTTAGTAGCAAAACAAACAAATTCTACTTTATGTGTAACTAAAACAACAATTAATCCTGAAGCTAGTTATCGTAACTTAAATAAAATCAGTAAATTACAATCTAGTCTTAAAGAAGCCTTAATTCATTATCATGGTTTAGGTTTTACTAATATTCAAAATTATTTAAATCTCTGAAAATGAAAATACCAACATAAGGGTTTAACTCCAAACCAACAAACAGCGGTATTATATTTTAATGTATAA
- a CDS encoding IS256 family transposase, with protein sequence MTKKIKKEPDAIDKVVDYFLENIDNPQDLFKGNTIFQEFTKKLTERMLNTEIKDYLETDENHNKRNGNTQKTIITKNGSIAIDVPRDRNSTFEPVIIPKRQRRFDNFDQKVISLYARGMTISDIKAQLQEFYHGAEISESLISQITDDVIEEVKMWQTKPLEKIYSIVYFDCIVVKVKQDKRIINKAVYLALGINLDGLKDILGMWISENEGAKFWLNNLTEMKNRGLQDILVACSDNLTGMSDAIEAVFPKTQHQLCIVHQIRNSLKFVPYKDRKLVANDLKSIYTAINEEIALIALDHFSEKWNKKYPQITKSWKNNWNNLIIFLEYPQEFRRIIYTTNAIESVNSQLRKVIKNKKIFPNDASVFKIFYLAFQNMVKKWTMPIQNWGSAISHLMIKFEDRVNLS encoded by the coding sequence ATGACAAAAAAAATAAAAAAAGAACCTGACGCAATTGATAAAGTTGTTGATTATTTTTTAGAAAATATTGATAATCCACAAGATTTATTTAAAGGCAATACTATTTTTCAGGAATTTACCAAAAAATTAACTGAACGAATGTTAAATACGGAAATTAAAGATTATCTTGAAACTGATGAGAATCATAATAAAAGAAATGGCAACACACAAAAAACCATTATTACTAAAAATGGTTCAATCGCAATTGATGTACCAAGAGATCGAAATAGTACTTTTGAACCAGTAATTATTCCGAAAAGACAAAGAAGATTTGATAACTTTGATCAAAAAGTAATTTCTTTATATGCAAGAGGAATGACAATTTCTGATATCAAAGCACAATTGCAAGAATTCTATCACGGAGCAGAAATTTCAGAAAGTTTAATTAGTCAAATAACTGATGATGTTATTGAAGAAGTTAAAATGTGACAAACTAAACCTTTAGAGAAGATTTATTCGATTGTTTATTTTGATTGTATTGTTGTTAAAGTAAAGCAAGATAAACGAATAATAAATAAAGCAGTTTATCTTGCCTTAGGAATTAATTTAGATGGTTTAAAAGATATTTTAGGAATGTGAATTAGTGAGAATGAGGGAGCCAAATTTTGACTTAATAATCTTACGGAAATGAAAAATCGTGGGTTACAAGATATTCTTGTTGCTTGTAGTGATAATTTAACTGGGATGTCTGATGCAATAGAAGCTGTTTTCCCAAAAACACAGCATCAATTATGCATTGTTCATCAAATTCGCAATAGTTTAAAATTTGTTCCTTACAAAGATCGCAAACTTGTAGCTAATGATTTAAAATCAATTTATACAGCAATTAATGAAGAAATAGCGTTAATTGCTTTAGATCATTTTTCTGAAAAATGAAATAAAAAGTATCCACAAATTACTAAATCATGAAAAAATAACTGAAATAATTTAATAATTTTTCTTGAATATCCTCAGGAATTTAGAAGAATTATTTACACAACTAATGCGATTGAATCTGTTAATAGTCAATTAAGAAAAGTCATTAAGAATAAAAAGATTTTTCCTAATGACGCATCAGTTTTTAAAATATTTTATTTAGCATTTCAAAATATGGTTAAGAAATGAACGATGCCAATTCAAAATTGGGGTAGTGCAATTTCACATTTAATGATAAAATTTGAAGACAGAGTGAATTTAAGTTAA
- a CDS encoding IS1/IS1595 family N-terminal zinc-binding domain-containing protein — translation MEKIIQELVNTLTDDQFLEFYEKVKQQAELIKKQKRLNEIDQKFRAQGIKCPKCESYHCVKNGHNSEGKQKYLCKNCRASFDAFRNHFIYWSHLNYEQWNLLIQISLLGQSSKTISRFIKTTLKTAWYNRQKLMKSKQLENTQLKFKKLSGKIQIDETFIKEIHKGNFKYKTDSRRIHLEPIRN, via the coding sequence ATGGAAAAAATAATTCAAGAACTAGTAAATACTTTAACAGATGATCAATTTTTAGAATTTTATGAAAAAGTCAAACAACAAGCAGAATTAATAAAAAAACAAAAACGTTTAAATGAAATTGATCAAAAATTTAGAGCGCAAGGTATTAAATGCCCTAAATGTGAATCTTACCATTGCGTTAAAAATGGACATAATTCAGAAGGAAAACAAAAATATTTATGTAAAAATTGCCGTGCAAGTTTTGACGCTTTTCGTAATCATTTTATTTATTGAAGTCATTTAAATTATGAACAATGAAATTTATTGATTCAAATTTCATTGCTGGGGCAATCTAGTAAAACAATTTCTCGTTTTATTAAAACTACATTAAAAACTGCTTGATATAATCGTCAAAAATTAATGAAATCAAAACAATTAGAAAATACCCAATTAAAATTTAAAAAATTATCTGGTAAAATCCAAATCGATGAAACATTTATTAAAGAAATCCATAAAGGAAATTTCAAATATAAAACTGATTCACGAAGAATTCACCTTGAACCCATTCGCAACTAA
- a CDS encoding transposase family protein: MKFKKNNQISDKNFLRLTGIKHTTFNKMLEILKIEELKKRFRRGRTNKLSLENRILMTLEYWREYRTYFHIAKSYDISESSCYRNIKWIEDTLIKHPNFQQLTGQKSLLKDYFKDKTVIIDVTESQIQRPKKDKNSTTQEKRKNTQ; encoded by the coding sequence ATGAAATTTAAAAAAAATAATCAAATAAGTGATAAAAATTTTTTAAGATTAACTGGTATTAAACATACTACTTTTAATAAAATGCTAGAAATTTTAAAAATAGAAGAATTAAAAAAGAGATTTCGTCGCGGAAGAACCAATAAATTATCATTAGAAAATCGTATTTTAATGACTTTAGAATATTGAAGAGAATATAGAACTTATTTTCATATTGCAAAAAGTTATGATATTAGTGAAAGTAGTTGTTATAGAAATATCAAATGAATTGAAGACACTTTAATAAAACACCCTAATTTTCAACAACTTACTGGTCAAAAATCACTATTAAAAGATTATTTCAAAGATAAGACTGTTATAATTGATGTAACTGAAAGCCAAATCCAACGCCCAAAAAAAGACAAAAACAGCACTACTCAGGAAAAAAGAAAAAACACACAATAA
- a CDS encoding ABC transporter ATP-binding protein — translation MAYKLEKLEYKLTDIIIALKNKYNNRVENNADTETIICSKINQLKKRMNFYRSFLHRMKRKWQTRFWLNSREANKRIEQICEKINFKINLKEKVNNISIYDQQKVEILKVLYRDAKILILDEPTAVLTPQEIDDLMKMLLEFKSQGKAILIITHKLNEIKAIADRCTIIRQGEYIDTVNVKKTSVNKLAEKMVGRKISFSLKKKPVKLGEKLLVFKNINTLSKTKVNILKNFSLTINHGEILGIAGIEGNGQEDIVNIICRHLNPVSGEVILFDELDVVNKVTNKLKQIKEKEAILKDSNIKVGQKIPWEYNLLRLDTKDTYNLGIHHIPADRQKQGLVLDMSLWENISLRDQFNRKYTNYGLLNLAKIKEKTQEIINNFDVRGARSVQNTAKELSGGNQQKVIIGRELSEGPKLIIAEQPTRGLDVGAIEYIYESLLKQRDQGNAVLLISYELDEVINLSDRIITINNGKNMGEVKANNVTKEKLGLMMAGVNFKDE, via the coding sequence ATGGCGTATAAATTAGAAAAATTGGAATATAAATTAACTGATATTATTATTGCTTTAAAAAATAAATATAATAATCGTGTTGAAAATAATGCTGATACGGAAACAATTATCTGTAGTAAAATTAATCAACTTAAAAAAAGAATGAATTTTTATCGTAGTTTTTTACATCGGATGAAAAGAAAATGACAAACAAGATTTTGATTAAATTCTCGTGAAGCTAATAAAAGAATTGAACAAATTTGTGAGAAAATTAATTTTAAAATTAATTTAAAAGAAAAAGTTAATAATATTTCTATTTATGACCAACAAAAAGTAGAAATTTTAAAAGTGTTATATCGTGATGCCAAAATATTAATTTTGGATGAACCGACAGCAGTTTTAACACCTCAGGAAATAGATGATTTGATGAAAATGCTTTTAGAATTTAAATCGCAAGGTAAAGCGATTCTTATTATTACTCATAAATTAAATGAAATTAAAGCAATTGCTGATCGTTGTACAATAATTAGACAAGGTGAGTATATTGATACGGTTAATGTTAAAAAAACATCAGTTAATAAATTAGCTGAGAAAATGGTCGGAAGAAAAATAAGTTTTTCTTTAAAGAAAAAACCTGTTAAATTAGGGGAAAAGTTATTGGTTTTTAAAAATATTAATACTTTAAGTAAAACTAAGGTTAATATATTAAAAAATTTTAGTTTAACAATTAATCATGGTGAAATTTTGGGTATTGCTGGGATTGAAGGCAATGGTCAAGAAGATATTGTTAATATTATTTGTCGTCATTTAAATCCTGTTAGTGGTGAAGTAATATTATTTGATGAATTAGATGTTGTTAATAAGGTTACTAATAAGTTAAAACAAATTAAAGAAAAAGAAGCAATATTAAAAGATAGTAATATTAAAGTTGGTCAGAAAATACCATGAGAGTATAATTTATTACGATTAGATACTAAAGATACATATAATTTAGGAATTCATCATATTCCTGCTGATCGTCAAAAGCAAGGTTTAGTTTTAGATATGAGTTTATGAGAAAATATTTCGTTGCGTGATCAATTTAATCGTAAATATACTAATTATGGGTTATTAAATCTTGCTAAAATTAAAGAGAAAACGCAAGAAATAATTAATAACTTTGATGTTCGTGGTGCTAGAAGTGTTCAAAATACGGCTAAAGAGTTATCTGGTGGTAATCAACAAAAAGTAATTATTGGCCGAGAATTATCAGAAGGTCCGAAGTTAATTATTGCTGAACAACCAACACGAGGATTAGATGTCGGTGCTATTGAATATATTTATGAATCATTATTAAAACAAAGAGATCAAGGTAATGCTGTGCTTTTAATTTCATATGAATTAGATGAAGTAATAAATTTATCTGATCGGATTATTACTATTAATAATGGTAAAAATATGGGCGAAGTTAAAGCGAATAATGTTACTAAAGAGAAATTAGGTTTAATGATGGCGGGGGTGAATTTTAAAGATGAGTAA
- a CDS encoding transposase family protein gives MKTQVIIEKDSKKIISSDFSYGKNHDFKILKDSKIKFLPETTVLVDLGYQGIQKINHNVLIPKRKSKKNPLNKEEKQNNERISKMRIVIENVFAILKKFKIISEKYRNRRKRFALRFNLIASIYNLQLLV, from the coding sequence ATAAAAACACAAGTTATAATTGAAAAAGATAGTAAAAAAATTATTAGTTCTGATTTTTCTTATGGTAAAAACCATGACTTTAAAATTTTAAAAGATTCAAAAATTAAATTTTTACCAGAAACAACTGTTTTAGTGGATTTAGGTTATCAAGGCATACAAAAAATTAATCATAATGTTTTAATTCCTAAAAGAAAATCAAAGAAAAACCCTTTAAATAAAGAAGAAAAGCAAAATAATGAGCGAATTTCAAAAATGAGAATTGTTATTGAAAATGTTTTTGCTATACTTAAAAAATTTAAAATTATTAGTGAAAAATATCGAAATCGTAGAAAAAGATTTGCTTTAAGATTTAATTTAATAGCTTCAATTTATAATTTACAACTATTAGTTTAA
- a CDS encoding ribonuclease J: MATIKVFALGGLDERGKNMYVVEVNHDIFIFDAGSKIPEREALGIDTVIPDFSYLKENVNRIKGLFISKPSEECFGAITYLLKDIKISIYASKLTIFLIKQKLYKFKVWHSENELIEIKEKDMLSFGDNEIEVFNTTTCIPGSFGFALKTVDGTIVYTGDYIFDSEERSNFATDMAHLAKIASNKILLLMSDSGYASRNDYTAPNHKCKKLVESTFKAAKSKIIIACHEQDLYKISEILELVSETNRDAIVMGGTLKSILEEFKSGTYLQFNKIKFRNLTSDAINDNSVIFVTGSGERLYTRLYKIISGDDEHLEIEKSDTVILATPPIPGYELKHARILDELARTDARFMALSDKKVWDMNASYEDIKMMIGIMKPKFFMPIKGLHKNFVSAQNSAQEAGILINNILIKDSGQILEFINGKLGPSPVSLKCNNIYVDGLGVGDIGAVVLNERKQLARDGVLISGITLNRRSKEIVSLVDVQMRGVVFIQDDEELTNKMQAKVRTIVEEHQKKSEFDGTTVKNQIRSELQELCRQETGKNPMVLAIINEIN, from the coding sequence ATGGCAACAATAAAAGTTTTTGCATTAGGGGGACTTGATGAACGCGGAAAAAATATGTATGTGGTGGAAGTTAACCATGATATATTTATTTTTGATGCTGGTAGTAAAATCCCTGAACGAGAAGCATTAGGAATTGATACTGTTATTCCCGATTTTTCTTATTTAAAAGAAAATGTTAATCGGATTAAAGGATTATTTATTTCTAAACCATCAGAGGAATGTTTTGGAGCAATAACATATCTTTTAAAGGATATTAAAATTTCTATTTATGCTAGTAAATTAACAATCTTTTTAATTAAACAAAAACTGTACAAGTTTAAGGTATGACATAGTGAAAATGAATTAATTGAAATTAAAGAAAAGGATATGTTATCTTTTGGTGATAATGAAATTGAAGTTTTTAATACGACAACTTGTATTCCAGGAAGTTTTGGTTTTGCTTTAAAGACTGTTGATGGCACTATTGTTTATACGGGTGATTATATTTTTGATAGTGAAGAACGCAGTAATTTTGCTACAGATATGGCACACTTAGCAAAAATTGCTAGTAATAAAATTTTATTATTGATGAGTGATTCTGGTTATGCTAGTCGTAATGATTATACGGCACCTAATCATAAATGTAAGAAGTTAGTGGAATCAACTTTTAAGGCAGCCAAGTCTAAAATTATTATTGCTTGTCATGAACAGGATTTATATAAAATAAGTGAAATTTTGGAGTTGGTTAGTGAAACTAATCGTGATGCCATCGTTATGGGGGGCACATTAAAATCAATTTTAGAAGAATTTAAGTCAGGAACTTATTTACAATTTAATAAAATTAAGTTTAGAAATTTAACTAGTGATGCTATTAATGATAATTCAGTAATTTTTGTTACAGGTAGTGGTGAGCGACTTTATACAAGATTATATAAAATTATTAGTGGCGATGATGAGCATTTAGAAATAGAAAAGTCAGATACTGTGATTTTAGCAACGCCACCGATTCCTGGTTATGAATTAAAACATGCGAGAATATTGGATGAATTGGCAAGAACTGATGCTCGTTTTATGGCGTTATCCGATAAAAAAGTATGAGATATGAATGCTTCATATGAAGATATTAAGATGATGATTGGAATTATGAAACCAAAATTTTTTATGCCAATTAAAGGATTACATAAAAATTTTGTTAGTGCGCAAAATAGTGCTCAAGAAGCAGGAATTCTAATTAATAATATTTTAATTAAGGATAGTGGTCAAATTTTAGAGTTTATTAATGGTAAATTGGGACCATCACCAGTTTCTTTAAAATGTAATAATATTTATGTTGATGGTCTCGGGGTTGGCGATATTGGTGCTGTTGTTTTAAATGAAAGAAAGCAATTAGCTCGTGATGGAGTTTTAATTAGTGGAATTACATTAAATCGTCGTAGTAAAGAGATTGTTTCTTTAGTTGATGTGCAAATGCGTGGGGTTGTTTTTATTCAAGATGATGAGGAATTAACTAATAAAATGCAAGCTAAAGTTCGTACCATTGTTGAAGAACATCAAAAAAAATCAGAGTTTGATGGTACAACAGTTAAAAATCAAATCCGTAGTGAGTTGCAAGAGTTATGTCGTCAAGAAACAGGTAAAAATCCGATGGTTTTAGCAATAATTAATGAGATAAATTAA
- a CDS encoding helix-turn-helix transcriptional regulator translates to METLIKKMRLRNGLTQTQLAKMVGVKQPTIRVD, encoded by the coding sequence ATGGAAACTTTAATTAAAAAAATGCGTTTAAGAAATGGTTTAACACAAACCCAATTGGCAAAAATGGTTGGGGTAAAACAGCCAACTATTAGAGTAGACTAG
- a CDS encoding DUF402 domain-containing protein, translating into MKNTLIKGQKVLIHAYKHNGEIYRSWDHAIVLEETKNYLILVNEAVIVTEVNGRKWKTHEPAIWFFSKNRWYNIISMLKDNGIHYYCNIASPFTYDGKAIKFIDYDIDIKVFPDGYTKILDLKEFSRNKINWNYPENLQNIIWNEIERLKIQIKDKDDLFHEKTVLNHWNNYQINFK; encoded by the coding sequence ATGAAAAACACACTTATAAAAGGTCAAAAAGTTTTAATTCATGCTTATAAACATAATGGTGAAATATATCGTTCTTGGGATCACGCTATTGTTTTAGAGGAAACTAAAAATTATTTAATTTTAGTAAATGAAGCCGTTATTGTTACTGAGGTTAATGGGCGTAAGTGGAAAACTCATGAACCAGCTATTTGGTTTTTTTCTAAGAACCGATGATATAATATTATTTCAATGTTAAAAGATAATGGGATTCATTATTATTGTAATATTGCTAGTCCTTTTACTTATGATGGCAAGGCAATAAAATTTATTGATTATGATATTGATATTAAAGTATTTCCTGATGGATATACAAAAATATTGGATTTAAAAGAGTTTAGTCGTAACAAGATAAATTGAAATTATCCTGAAAATTTGCAAAATATTATTTGGAATGAAATTGAAAGATTAAAAATCCAAATTAAAGATAAAGATGATTTATTTCATGAAAAAACAGTATTAAATCATTGAAACAATTATCAAATTAATTTTAAATAA
- a CDS encoding IS256 family transposase, with the protein MTKKIKKEPDAIDKVVDYFLENIDNPQDLFKGNTIFQEFTKKLTERMLNTEIKDYLETDENHNKRNGNTQKTIITKNGSIAIDVPRDRNSTFEPVIIPKRQRRFDNFDQKVISLYARGMTISDIKAQLQEFYHGAEISESLISQITDDVIEEVKMWQTKPLEKIYPIVYFDCIVVKVKQDKRIINKAVYLALGINLDGLKDILGMWISENEGAKFWLNNLTEMKNRGLQDILVACSDNLTGMSDAIEAVFPKTQHQLCIVHQIRNSLKFVPYKDRKLVANDLKSIYTAINEEIALIALDHFSEKWNKKYPQITKSWKNNWNNLIIFLEYPQEFRRIIYTTNAIESVNSQLRKVIKNKKIFPNDASVFKIFYLAFQNMVKKWTMPIQNWGSAISHLMIKFEDRVNLS; encoded by the coding sequence ATGACAAAAAAAATAAAAAAAGAACCTGACGCAATTGATAAAGTTGTTGATTATTTTTTAGAAAATATTGATAATCCACAAGATTTATTTAAAGGCAATACTATTTTTCAGGAATTTACCAAAAAATTAACTGAACGAATGTTAAATACGGAAATTAAAGATTATCTTGAAACTGATGAGAATCATAATAAAAGAAATGGCAACACACAAAAAACCATTATTACTAAAAATGGTTCAATCGCAATTGATGTACCAAGAGATCGAAATAGTACTTTTGAACCAGTAATTATTCCAAAAAGACAAAGAAGATTTGATAACTTTGATCAAAAAGTAATTTCTTTATATGCAAGAGGAATGACAATTTCTGATATCAAAGCACAATTGCAAGAATTCTATCACGGAGCAGAAATTTCAGAAAGTTTAATTAGTCAAATAACTGATGATGTTATTGAAGAAGTTAAAATGTGACAAACTAAACCTTTAGAGAAGATTTATCCGATTGTTTATTTTGATTGTATTGTTGTTAAAGTAAAGCAAGATAAACGAATAATAAATAAAGCAGTTTATCTTGCCTTAGGAATTAATTTAGATGGTTTAAAAGATATTTTAGGAATGTGAATTAGTGAGAATGAGGGAGCCAAATTTTGACTTAATAATCTTACGGAAATGAAAAATCGTGGGTTACAAGATATTCTTGTTGCTTGTAGTGATAATTTAACTGGGATGTCTGATGCAATAGAAGCTGTTTTCCCAAAAACACAGCATCAATTATGCATTGTTCATCAAATTCGCAATAGTTTAAAATTTGTTCCTTACAAAGATCGCAAACTTGTAGCTAATGATTTAAAATCAATTTATACAGCAATTAATGAAGAAATAGCGTTAATTGCTTTAGATCATTTTTCAGAAAAATGAAATAAAAAGTATCCACAAATTACTAAATCATGAAAAAATAACTGAAATAATTTAATAATTTTTCTTGAATATCCTCAGGAATTTAGAAGAATTATTTACACAACTAATGCGATTGAATCTGTTAATAGTCAATTAAGAAAAGTCATTAAGAATAAAAAGATTTTTCCTAATGACGCATCAGTTTTTAAAATATTTTATTTAGCATTTCAAAATATGGTTAAGAAATGAACGATGCCAATTCAAAATTGGGGTAGTGCAATTTCACATTTAATGATAAAATTTGAGGACAGAGTGAATTTAAGTTAA